A window of the Rhizobium brockwellii genome harbors these coding sequences:
- the hisS gene encoding histidine--tRNA ligase — MNDKQKKPQKLKARLPRGFVDRTAGDIRAVNEMTAKIREVYEHYGFDPLETPLFEYTDALGKFLPDSDRPNEGVFSLQDDDEQWMSLRYDLTAPLARHVAENFNEIQLPYRTYRAGYVFRNEKPGPGRFRQFMQFDADTVGAPGVQADAEMCMMMADTLEALGIKRGDYLIRVNNRKVLDGVLEAIGLGGDDKAGQRLNVLRAIDKLDKFGPEGVALLLGPGRKDESGDFTKGAGLDKEQIDKVLFFVGITDYAESAARLAELVAGTARGGEGVDELNFIAALVTSAGYGADRIKIDPSVVRGLEYYTGPVYEAELTFDVTNEKGEKVVFGSVGGGGRYDGLVSRFMGQPVPATGFSIGVSRLMTALKNLGKLGASEVIEPVLVTVMDGDVEAMGRYQKMTQELRAAGIRAEMFQGNWKKFGNQLKYADRRGCPVAIIQGGDERATSVVQIKDLIEGKRLSGEIEDNASWREARVAQETVPEADLVAKVKEILAAQAEDRKRAANV, encoded by the coding sequence ATGAACGACAAGCAGAAGAAACCGCAAAAGCTCAAGGCCCGCCTGCCGCGCGGCTTCGTCGACCGGACGGCCGGCGATATCCGCGCCGTCAACGAGATGACGGCAAAGATCCGGGAAGTCTATGAGCATTATGGTTTCGATCCGCTCGAAACGCCGCTGTTCGAATATACCGATGCGCTCGGCAAGTTCCTGCCTGACAGCGACCGGCCGAACGAGGGCGTGTTCTCGCTGCAGGACGATGACGAGCAGTGGATGTCGCTGCGTTACGACCTGACGGCGCCGCTCGCCCGTCATGTCGCCGAGAATTTCAACGAAATCCAGCTGCCCTATCGCACCTATCGCGCCGGTTACGTCTTCCGCAACGAGAAGCCAGGCCCCGGCCGCTTCCGCCAGTTCATGCAGTTCGATGCCGATACCGTCGGCGCGCCTGGTGTTCAGGCCGATGCCGAAATGTGCATGATGATGGCCGACACGCTGGAAGCCCTCGGCATCAAGCGCGGCGATTACCTCATCCGCGTCAATAACCGCAAGGTTCTGGATGGCGTGCTCGAAGCGATCGGTCTCGGCGGCGACGACAAGGCCGGCCAGCGGCTCAACGTGCTGCGCGCCATCGACAAGCTCGACAAATTCGGCCCGGAAGGCGTGGCCCTGCTGCTCGGTCCCGGCCGCAAGGACGAATCCGGCGACTTCACCAAGGGTGCTGGTCTCGACAAGGAGCAGATCGACAAGGTGCTGTTCTTCGTCGGCATCACGGACTATGCCGAAAGCGCTGCCCGTCTCGCCGAGCTGGTTGCGGGAACCGCCAGGGGTGGCGAAGGCGTCGACGAGCTGAATTTCATCGCTGCGCTGGTTACCAGCGCCGGTTATGGCGCTGACCGCATCAAGATCGATCCCTCGGTTGTCCGTGGTCTCGAATATTATACCGGCCCGGTCTATGAGGCCGAACTGACCTTCGACGTCACCAATGAAAAGGGCGAAAAAGTCGTCTTCGGTTCGGTCGGCGGCGGCGGTCGTTATGATGGCCTCGTCTCCCGCTTCATGGGCCAGCCGGTTCCGGCGACCGGCTTTTCGATCGGCGTCTCCAGGCTGATGACAGCCCTGAAGAACCTCGGCAAGCTCGGCGCCAGTGAGGTCATCGAGCCGGTGCTGGTGACCGTCATGGACGGCGATGTCGAGGCGATGGGCCGCTATCAGAAGATGACGCAGGAACTGCGCGCCGCCGGCATCCGCGCCGAGATGTTCCAGGGCAACTGGAAGAAATTCGGCAACCAGCTGAAATATGCCGATCGCCGCGGCTGCCCCGTCGCCATCATCCAGGGCGGCGACGAGCGCGCGACAAGCGTCGTGCAGATCAAGGATCTGATCGAAGGCAAGCGGCTCTCCGGCGAGATCGAGGACAATGCCAGCTGGCGCGAGGCGCGCGTGGCGCAGGAGACGGTCCCGGAAGCCGACCTCGTCGCCAAGGTGAAGGAAATCCTTGCCGCGCAGGCCGAGGATCGGAAGCGAGCGGCGAATGTCTGA
- a CDS encoding ATP phosphoribosyltransferase regulatory subunit, with amino-acid sequence MPLINLPEFANDLIAEFIERNAERIDTPVIQPAEPFLDIAGEDLRRRIFMTESETGASLCLRPEFTIPVCLRHIETATGTPKRYAYLGEVFRQRRDGANEFYQAGIEDLGDIDLSNADARAIGDATGILARLLPGRRLAVTLGDQAVFEAVVQALGLPLGWQKRLIHAFGNMTQLEALLASLVSPQFVTGLDDDIARLVASGDEQALVAHLEREMQKTGYSTNAGRSALEIARRLKEKLILSETRLDDAAFLVLEEFLSLEVPLINASAALSGFADAAGLKLGNALSRFNGRVAALSNAGVDLSCLDYRAAFGRPLDYYTGLVFEVTVEGSTAVLAGGGRFDRLLTFLGATDRIPAVGFSFWLDRIETERAAA; translated from the coding sequence ATGCCCCTGATCAACCTCCCCGAATTCGCCAACGACCTCATTGCCGAATTCATCGAGCGCAACGCCGAGCGCATCGACACGCCTGTCATTCAGCCGGCCGAACCTTTCCTGGATATCGCCGGCGAGGATCTGCGCCGCCGCATCTTCATGACGGAGAGCGAAACCGGCGCCAGCCTCTGCCTGCGTCCTGAATTCACCATCCCTGTCTGTCTGCGCCACATCGAGACGGCGACCGGCACGCCGAAGCGTTACGCCTATCTCGGCGAGGTTTTCCGCCAGCGCCGCGACGGCGCCAATGAATTCTATCAGGCCGGCATCGAGGATCTCGGCGATATCGACCTGTCAAACGCCGACGCCCGCGCCATCGGCGATGCTACCGGCATTCTCGCCCGCCTGCTGCCGGGCCGCCGCTTAGCCGTGACATTGGGCGACCAAGCGGTGTTCGAGGCTGTCGTCCAGGCGCTCGGCCTGCCGCTCGGCTGGCAGAAGCGCCTGATCCACGCCTTCGGCAATATGACGCAGCTGGAAGCACTGCTTGCCAGCCTCGTCAGCCCGCAATTCGTCACCGGGCTGGACGACGATATCGCCAGGCTTGTCGCATCAGGCGACGAGCAGGCGCTGGTCGCCCATCTCGAGCGGGAGATGCAGAAGACCGGCTATTCGACGAATGCCGGCCGCTCGGCCCTGGAGATCGCCCGACGGCTCAAGGAAAAGCTCATCCTGTCCGAAACGCGCCTCGACGATGCGGCCTTCCTTGTTTTGGAAGAGTTCCTGTCGCTCGAAGTGCCGCTTATCAATGCTTCCGCAGCCCTTTCCGGTTTTGCCGATGCTGCCGGCCTGAAACTCGGCAATGCGCTCTCCCGCTTCAACGGCCGGGTCGCAGCACTTTCCAATGCCGGCGTCGATCTTTCCTGCCTCGACTACCGCGCCGCCTTCGGACGGCCGCTCGATTATTACACCGGCCTCGTCTTCGAGGTGACGGTCGAAGGTTCGACCGCGGTTCTCGCCGGCGGCGGCCGTTTCGACCGGCTCCTGACCTTCCTCGGTGCGACGGACCGCATCCCGGCCGTCGGCTTCTCTTTCTGGCTCGACCGCATCGAAACCGAAAGGGCAGCCGCATGA
- the hisG gene encoding ATP phosphoribosyltransferase has translation MTITIALPSKGRMKEDASAIFERAGMTISAVGNDRSYRGRVEGWDDVEIAFLSASEISREIGNGTVDFGVTGEDLMREGFAEVDKRVEFCARLGFGHADVVVAVPEIWLDVDTMADLVDVAADFRARHSRRLAIATKYWRLTQQFFSSQHGIQLYRIVESLGATEGAPASGSADIIVDITSTGSTLRANHLKVLQDGVILHSQACLVRARKESHAGEPAVQAIIEAVRAAL, from the coding sequence ATGACCATCACCATCGCGCTTCCCTCCAAGGGCCGGATGAAGGAAGATGCTTCGGCGATCTTCGAACGCGCCGGCATGACGATCTCGGCTGTTGGTAACGACCGCTCCTATCGCGGCCGCGTCGAAGGCTGGGATGATGTGGAGATCGCCTTCCTCTCGGCGTCCGAAATCTCCCGTGAAATCGGCAACGGCACTGTCGATTTCGGCGTCACCGGCGAGGATCTGATGCGGGAAGGTTTTGCCGAGGTCGACAAGCGTGTCGAATTCTGCGCCCGGCTCGGCTTCGGCCACGCCGATGTCGTCGTTGCCGTGCCGGAGATCTGGCTCGATGTCGACACCATGGCCGATCTCGTCGATGTCGCCGCGGATTTCCGCGCCCGTCACTCCAGGCGCCTTGCCATCGCCACCAAATACTGGCGGCTGACCCAGCAGTTCTTTTCGAGCCAGCACGGCATCCAGCTTTATCGCATCGTCGAAAGCCTGGGCGCCACCGAGGGCGCTCCCGCGTCCGGCTCGGCCGATATCATCGTCGATATCACCTCCACCGGCTCGACGTTGCGCGCCAACCACCTGAAGGTGCTCCAGGACGGCGTCATTCTGCATTCGCAGGCCTGCCTCGTGCGCGCCCGCAAGGAAAGCCATGCCGGCGAACCCGCTGTGCAGGCCATCATCGAGGCAGTGCGCGCCGCCCTCTGA
- a CDS encoding DoxX family protein, producing MSNNVIILIARILLSFMFILSGFMKLTDPAGTAGMIAGAGLPAASLLAYVAGLFELLAGLAVLTGFQVRIAGWLLAAFCVFTGIAFHLPYASGTELVNILNQIMVMKNITLAGAYILLATVGAGAYSLDARRGAYAAA from the coding sequence ATGTCGAACAACGTCATCATCCTGATTGCCCGTATTCTTCTTTCCTTCATGTTCATCCTTTCCGGCTTCATGAAGCTCACCGATCCTGCCGGTACTGCGGGCATGATCGCCGGTGCCGGCCTGCCGGCAGCATCCCTGCTGGCCTATGTCGCAGGCCTTTTCGAACTGCTGGCCGGCCTTGCGGTTCTCACAGGCTTCCAGGTCCGCATTGCCGGCTGGCTGCTCGCCGCCTTCTGTGTCTTCACGGGCATTGCCTTCCACCTGCCCTACGCGAGTGGCACAGAACTCGTGAACATTCTCAACCAGATCATGGTCATGAAGAATATCACGCTGGCCGGCGCATACATACTGCTCGCCACCGTCGGTGCCGGCGCCTACTCGCTCGATGCCCGCCGCGGCGCTTACGCAGCTGCCTGA
- a CDS encoding glutathione binding-like protein: MADLSAFPITTRWPAKNPDIIQLYSLQTPNGVKVSVALEELGLAYEPHYVSFAANEQKSPEFESLNPNGRIPAIIDPNGPDGKPIGLFESGAILLYLAEKTGKLIPADAAGRYETIQWVFFQMAGIGPMFGQFGHFHKFAADKVANNSYPVERYRDESKRLLGVLDDRLKGRQWIMGDQYTIADITTFTWVRGADIFYGGREVLEYAKFPAVSDWLERCIARPASARGLNIPVKPE, encoded by the coding sequence ATGGCAGATCTTTCCGCATTTCCGATCACGACGCGCTGGCCGGCGAAAAATCCCGACATCATCCAGCTCTATTCCCTGCAGACGCCGAATGGGGTGAAGGTCTCGGTCGCTCTCGAAGAGCTCGGCCTCGCCTATGAGCCGCATTATGTTTCCTTCGCCGCCAACGAACAGAAGTCGCCGGAATTCGAATCTCTCAACCCGAACGGCCGCATTCCGGCAATCATCGATCCGAACGGGCCGGACGGGAAGCCGATCGGCCTTTTCGAATCCGGCGCCATCCTGCTTTATCTCGCGGAAAAAACCGGCAAGCTCATCCCTGCCGATGCCGCCGGCCGCTACGAAACCATCCAATGGGTGTTTTTCCAGATGGCGGGCATCGGCCCGATGTTCGGCCAGTTCGGCCATTTCCACAAATTTGCCGCCGACAAGGTTGCGAACAATTCCTACCCGGTGGAGCGTTATCGCGATGAATCCAAACGGCTGCTCGGCGTGCTCGATGACCGGCTGAAAGGTCGTCAATGGATCATGGGCGATCAGTACACGATCGCCGACATCACCACCTTCACCTGGGTCCGCGGCGCCGATATTTTCTATGGCGGCCGCGAGGTTCTCGAATACGCGAAATTCCCCGCCGTCTCGGATTGGCTGGAGCGCTGCATCGCCCGTCCGGCAAGTGCCAGGGGCCTCAATATACCGGTCAAACCGGAGTAG
- the groL gene encoding chaperonin GroEL (60 kDa chaperone family; promotes refolding of misfolded polypeptides especially under stressful conditions; forms two stacked rings of heptamers to form a barrel-shaped 14mer; ends can be capped by GroES; misfolded proteins enter the barrel where they are refolded when GroES binds): protein MASKEIKFGRTAREKMLRGVDILADAVKVTLGPKGRNVIIDKSFGAPRITKDGVSVAKEIELEDKFENMGAQMVREVASKTNDIAGDGTTTATVLAQAIVREGNKAVAAGMNPMDLKRGIDLAVADVVKDLQAKAKKISTSEEVAQVGTISANGDKQVGLDIAEAMQKVGNEGVITVEEAKTAETELEVVEGMQFDRGYLSPYFVTNPEKMIADLEDVFILLHEKKLSNLQSMLPVLEAVVQTGKPLLIVAEDVEGEALATLVVNKLRGGLKIAAVKAPGFGDRRKAMLEDIAILTGGTVISEDLGIKLESVTLDMLGRAKKVSISKENTTIVDGSGAKTDIEGRVAQIKAQIEETTSDYDREKLQERLAKLAGGVAVIRVGGSTEVEVKEKKDRIDDALNATRAAVQEGIVPGGGIALLRSSTKITVKGANDDQEAGINIVRRALQSLVRQIAENAGDEASIVVGKVLDKNEDNYGYNAQTSEYGDMIAMGIVDPLKVVRTALQNAASVASLLITTEAMIAELPKKESAGGGMPGGMGGMGGMDMM, encoded by the coding sequence ATGGCATCTAAAGAAATCAAGTTTGGCCGCACCGCGCGCGAAAAGATGCTGCGCGGCGTCGACATTCTCGCCGATGCAGTGAAGGTCACGCTCGGCCCGAAGGGCCGTAACGTCATCATCGACAAGTCCTTCGGCGCGCCGCGCATCACCAAGGACGGCGTTTCCGTCGCCAAGGAAATCGAACTCGAAGACAAGTTCGAAAACATGGGCGCCCAGATGGTCCGCGAAGTTGCTTCGAAGACCAACGACATCGCCGGCGACGGCACCACGACGGCTACCGTTCTTGCCCAGGCGATCGTTCGCGAAGGCAACAAGGCCGTTGCAGCCGGCATGAACCCGATGGACCTGAAGCGCGGCATCGACCTCGCTGTTGCCGACGTCGTGAAGGATCTCCAGGCCAAGGCCAAGAAGATCTCGACTTCGGAAGAAGTTGCACAGGTCGGCACGATTTCGGCCAATGGCGACAAGCAGGTCGGTCTCGACATTGCTGAAGCCATGCAGAAGGTCGGCAACGAAGGCGTCATCACGGTTGAAGAAGCCAAGACCGCCGAAACCGAACTCGAAGTTGTCGAAGGCATGCAGTTCGACCGCGGCTACCTCAGCCCCTACTTCGTGACCAACCCGGAAAAGATGATCGCCGACCTCGAAGACGTCTTCATTCTCCTTCACGAGAAGAAGCTCTCGAACCTGCAGTCGATGCTGCCGGTTCTCGAAGCCGTCGTTCAGACCGGCAAGCCGCTCCTCATCGTCGCTGAAGACGTCGAAGGCGAAGCCCTCGCAACGCTCGTCGTCAACAAGCTGCGCGGCGGCCTGAAGATCGCTGCCGTCAAGGCTCCTGGCTTCGGCGACCGCCGCAAGGCCATGCTCGAAGACATCGCCATCCTGACCGGCGGCACCGTCATCTCCGAAGACCTCGGCATCAAGCTCGAATCCGTCACGCTCGACATGCTCGGCCGTGCCAAGAAGGTTTCGATCTCCAAGGAAAACACCACGATCGTCGACGGTTCGGGCGCCAAGACCGACATCGAAGGCCGTGTTGCCCAGATCAAGGCCCAGATCGAAGAAACCACCTCCGACTACGACCGCGAGAAGCTGCAGGAACGTCTTGCCAAGCTCGCTGGCGGCGTTGCCGTCATCCGCGTCGGCGGCTCGACGGAAGTCGAAGTGAAGGAAAAGAAGGACCGCATCGATGACGCGCTCAACGCGACCCGCGCTGCCGTTCAGGAAGGCATCGTCCCCGGCGGCGGTATCGCTCTGCTCCGCTCCTCCACGAAGATCACCGTCAAGGGTGCAAACGACGACCAGGAAGCCGGCATCAACATCGTTCGCCGCGCCCTGCAGTCGCTCGTTCGTCAGATCGCTGAAAACGCAGGCGACGAAGCCTCGATCGTTGTCGGCAAGGTCCTCGACAAGAACGAAGACAACTACGGCTACAACGCCCAGACGTCCGAATATGGCGACATGATCGCCATGGGTATCGTCGACCCGCTCAAGGTCGTTCGCACGGCGCTGCAGAACGCTGCTTCTGTCGCATCGCTGCTGATCACCACCGAAGCCATGATTGCCGAACTGCCGAAGAAAGAATCGGCTGGCGGCGGCATGCCGGGCGGCATGGGCGGCATGGGCGGTATGGACATGATGTGA
- the groES gene encoding co-chaperone GroES yields MASTNFRPLHDRVVVRRVESEAKTKGGIIIPDTAKEKPQEGEIVAVGSGARDESGKVVALDVKAGDRILFGKWSGTEVKIDGEDLLIMKEADIMGIIG; encoded by the coding sequence ATGGCAAGCACCAACTTCCGCCCCCTTCACGACCGCGTCGTTGTTCGCCGCGTTGAGTCCGAAGCCAAGACCAAGGGCGGCATCATCATTCCCGATACCGCCAAGGAAAAGCCGCAGGAAGGCGAAATCGTCGCCGTCGGCTCCGGCGCGCGCGATGAGTCCGGCAAGGTCGTCGCACTCGACGTCAAGGCTGGCGACCGCATCCTGTTCGGCAAGTGGTCCGGCACCGAAGTCAAGATTGACGGCGAAGACCTTCTGATCATGAAGGAAGCCGACATTATGGGCATCATCGGCTGA
- a CDS encoding TIGR01459 family HAD-type hydrolase has product MAKRIENFSEVSGRYDVVLCDVWGVVHNGVDPFPKAAAALEAARESGLAVVLITNSPRLSWQVVEQLRQIGVPDSAYDRIVTSGDVTRGLIAEGPKTVFLLGPERDKALLEGIGVERRPAGEAQSLVCTGFFDDETEKPEDYIDMLLDFKARDVPMICANPDLIVERGHRIIPCAGAMAAYYQQLGGSTRIAGKPHRPIYEATLAAARELRGDFPVERVLAIGDGMPTDVRGALNYGLDLLYISGGIHAKEYTLNGETDEAILNAYLERENAAPKWWMPRLA; this is encoded by the coding sequence ATGGCCAAGCGGATAGAAAACTTCTCGGAGGTATCAGGTCGCTATGATGTGGTGCTCTGCGATGTCTGGGGCGTCGTTCACAACGGCGTCGATCCGTTCCCAAAGGCGGCCGCAGCCCTTGAAGCGGCACGCGAAAGCGGCCTCGCCGTTGTCCTTATCACCAATTCGCCGCGCCTTTCCTGGCAGGTGGTCGAGCAGCTGCGCCAGATCGGCGTTCCCGACAGCGCCTATGACAGGATCGTCACCTCTGGCGACGTCACGCGCGGGCTGATCGCCGAAGGGCCGAAGACCGTCTTTCTGCTTGGCCCCGAGCGCGACAAGGCGCTGCTCGAAGGCATTGGCGTCGAGCGCCGGCCGGCGGGCGAAGCGCAATCGCTGGTCTGCACCGGCTTTTTCGACGACGAGACGGAGAAGCCGGAGGATTACATCGATATGCTTCTCGATTTCAAAGCCCGCGACGTGCCGATGATCTGCGCCAATCCCGACCTCATCGTCGAACGCGGCCATCGCATCATCCCCTGCGCCGGCGCCATGGCCGCCTATTACCAGCAGCTTGGCGGCAGCACCCGCATCGCCGGCAAACCGCACCGGCCGATCTACGAGGCGACGCTTGCGGCTGCCCGCGAGCTTCGCGGCGATTTCCCGGTCGAGCGCGTGCTGGCGATCGGCGACGGCATGCCCACCGATGTGCGCGGCGCCTTGAATTACGGCCTCGACCTCCTCTACATCAGCGGCGGTATCCACGCTAAGGAATATACTCTCAACGGCGAGACCGACGAGGCAATCCTCAACGCCTATCTCGAACGGGAAAACGCCGCGCCGAAGTGGTGGATGCCCCGCCTTGCATGA
- a CDS encoding bifunctional riboflavin kinase/FAD synthetase → MTVFHRNETREPLPAHLKGGVIAIGNFDGVHRGHQSVLNRALEISKARGIPALVLTFEPHPRTVFRPQAPVFRLTPAPLKARIMETLGFSAVIEYPFDYEFSQRSADDFIHSILKDWLGASEVVTGFDFHFGRGREGGPAFLMNAGHTYGFGVTLIDAFRDENADVVSSSHIRALLKEGNVSEVAGMLGYRYTVEAEVIDGEKLGRQLGFPTANMRLPAEVDLAAGIYAVRFRRQDGTLHDAVASYGRRPTVTENGAPLLETYLFDFSGDLYGQLCSVSFFGYLRPELKFDGLDALVAQIKRDEEEARALLAGVTPLSALDGKLCFS, encoded by the coding sequence ATGACCGTCTTCCACCGCAATGAAACCCGGGAACCCTTGCCCGCCCATCTGAAGGGCGGCGTCATTGCCATCGGCAATTTCGACGGCGTGCACCGCGGCCATCAGTCGGTGCTGAACCGGGCGCTCGAAATCTCCAAGGCCCGCGGTATCCCCGCTTTGGTGCTGACCTTCGAGCCGCATCCGCGCACGGTCTTCCGGCCGCAGGCGCCGGTCTTCCGCCTGACGCCGGCGCCGCTGAAGGCCCGCATCATGGAAACGCTGGGTTTCAGCGCCGTCATCGAATATCCCTTCGACTACGAGTTCTCGCAGCGCTCGGCCGATGATTTCATCCATTCGATCCTGAAGGATTGGCTTGGCGCCTCCGAAGTCGTCACCGGCTTCGATTTCCATTTCGGCCGCGGCCGCGAGGGCGGTCCGGCCTTCCTGATGAATGCCGGCCATACCTACGGTTTCGGCGTCACCCTGATCGATGCCTTCCGTGACGAAAACGCCGATGTCGTCTCTTCGAGCCATATCCGCGCGCTCCTGAAGGAGGGCAATGTCAGTGAAGTCGCCGGCATGCTCGGTTACCGCTATACGGTGGAAGCCGAGGTGATCGATGGCGAAAAGCTCGGCCGGCAACTGGGTTTCCCGACGGCCAACATGCGCCTGCCGGCGGAGGTCGATCTTGCCGCCGGCATCTACGCCGTCCGCTTCCGCCGCCAGGACGGCACGCTCCACGATGCCGTCGCAAGCTATGGCCGCCGCCCGACGGTGACCGAAAACGGCGCGCCGCTGCTCGAAACCTATCTTTTCGATTTCAGCGGCGATCTCTACGGCCAGCTCTGCTCCGTCTCCTTCTTTGGTTATCTCCGCCCCGAGCTGAAATTCGACGGCCTCGATGCGCTGGTTGCCCAGATCAAACGTGATGAGGAAGAGGCGAGGGCGCTGCTTGCCGGCGTTACGCCGCTCAGTGCGCTTGATGGGAAACTGTGCTTTTCCTGA
- a CDS encoding type II toxin-antitoxin system VapC family toxin produces the protein MIGWLLDTNVIAALINPNGAPSVKSWAAAQDEKKMFISILTLAEYDKGIENLPEDDQNLYRYAASRDALEERFSQRVLSLSDAAVRHWGVISGRVKLKTGHAPSVVDTMLAATAIQHNLYLVTRNVRDTRFSGAAIFDPWTNDPSQFPLSRK, from the coding sequence GTGATCGGCTGGCTGCTCGATACCAACGTCATTGCCGCACTGATCAATCCGAATGGTGCACCCTCTGTCAAATCCTGGGCTGCGGCTCAAGACGAGAAGAAGATGTTCATCAGCATCCTCACACTGGCGGAATATGACAAGGGCATCGAAAACCTGCCGGAAGACGATCAAAACCTCTATCGTTATGCCGCCTCCCGCGATGCGCTGGAGGAAAGGTTTTCGCAACGCGTTCTTTCGCTGAGCGACGCAGCCGTCAGACACTGGGGCGTCATTTCGGGGCGGGTGAAACTCAAGACCGGACATGCGCCGTCGGTTGTCGATACGATGCTCGCTGCAACCGCAATCCAGCACAATCTCTATCTGGTGACGCGAAACGTCAGGGATACGCGCTTCTCCGGCGCGGCGATCTTCGATCCATGGACGAACGATCCCAGTCAGTTTCCGCTGAGCCGGAAATAG
- a CDS encoding type II toxin-antitoxin system Phd/YefM family antitoxin: MKKVTKQSWKLEDAKARFSEVVRRAHSEGPQRVTVRGRDSVVVISAEELDKLTKAEPKKPFVAFMESLDLKALDLEREADYGRDTEL; the protein is encoded by the coding sequence ATGAAAAAAGTCACGAAGCAAAGCTGGAAGCTCGAAGACGCGAAAGCGCGCTTCAGCGAGGTGGTCCGCCGCGCACACAGCGAAGGACCACAGCGCGTTACCGTTCGCGGCCGGGACAGCGTCGTCGTCATCAGCGCCGAAGAACTCGACAAACTGACCAAAGCCGAACCGAAGAAGCCCTTCGTCGCCTTCATGGAAAGCCTCGATCTCAAAGCGCTCGACCTTGAGCGGGAGGCAGATTACGGACGGGATACCGAGCTGTGA